In Candidatus Zymogenaceae bacterium, a single genomic region encodes these proteins:
- a CDS encoding GNAT family N-acetyltransferase, with protein sequence MSHIVYLADVPQYLPIVAYWNYREWHIGKRSFDEIIRRYQARMNYTDIPITLVAVEDTMPVGSVSIKMDDLMDRTDLNPWLASLYVVADYRGRGIGNKLLQAVQDTAGAVGIARLYLYTHTANALYERDGWSNVDTFERESGIIETVYCKDM encoded by the coding sequence ATGTCACACATCGTATACCTTGCGGACGTCCCCCAGTACCTTCCCATTGTGGCGTATTGGAACTATCGTGAGTGGCACATCGGAAAGAGATCGTTCGATGAGATCATCCGTCGTTACCAAGCGCGTATGAACTACACCGATATTCCAATCACCCTTGTGGCCGTGGAGGACACCATGCCGGTGGGATCGGTTTCGATCAAGATGGACGATCTTATGGATCGGACCGACCTGAATCCGTGGCTGGCGTCACTCTATGTGGTTGCCGACTATCGGGGAAGGGGCATCGGGAATAAACTGTTACAGGCCGTGCAGGATACCGCCGGAGCGGTGGGGATCGCCAGGCTCTATCTCTACACGCATACCGCCAACGCCCTGTACGAGCGGGACGGCTGGAGCAACGTGGATACGTTCGAGCGGGAGAGCGGCATCATTGAGACTGTCTATTGCAAGGATATGTAG
- a CDS encoding MBL fold metallo-hydrolase, with protein sequence MADFIRVQMGTCAVYVIRGKGGNILVDAGNRGRERKLFRSLEKNGIQPEDISLIVVTHVHYDHVGALSAVRDRCGCPVAVHTRERSILESGLSVLPSGTNPFADAVLHMGDRLVERGIFGFKPVKADIIVEGVMDLQPFGIEGAVVPTPGHTVGSISVLLPDHNAFVGDTIMTFPYIPGYPIYPPFADDPGALLDTWEMLLNRNIRRLHQAHGGAVSDDQLRRAYESRRLKQAQ encoded by the coding sequence ATGGCTGATTTCATACGTGTACAGATGGGCACATGCGCCGTGTATGTCATCCGGGGGAAGGGCGGAAATATCCTGGTGGATGCCGGCAACCGGGGACGGGAGCGGAAGCTGTTTCGGTCGCTCGAGAAGAACGGCATCCAGCCCGAAGACATCTCCCTCATCGTCGTGACGCATGTACATTACGATCATGTGGGCGCGCTTTCGGCCGTGAGGGATCGCTGCGGCTGTCCGGTGGCGGTGCACACAAGGGAGCGGTCGATCCTGGAATCGGGGCTCTCGGTGCTGCCGTCCGGGACGAATCCCTTTGCCGATGCGGTGCTGCACATGGGCGATCGCCTGGTGGAGCGGGGCATCTTCGGATTCAAACCGGTCAAGGCGGATATCATCGTGGAGGGTGTGATGGATCTTCAGCCATTCGGTATTGAGGGGGCCGTCGTCCCCACGCCGGGGCATACGGTGGGATCGATATCGGTTCTTCTGCCGGATCACAACGCCTTCGTGGGGGACACGATCATGACATTCCCCTACATCCCCGGCTATCCAATCTATCCACCGTTCGCCGATGACCCCGGGGCGCTCCTTGACACCTGGGAGATGCTTTTAAACCGGAATATACGGCGCCTTCATCAGGCCCACGGTGGGGCGGTGAGCGACGACCAGTTGAGACGGGCCTATGAATCACGGCGATTGAAACAGGCACAGTGA
- a CDS encoding AI-2E family transporter yields MNEQQATQSENIELLVQNKGPGMLNVSLLVGLAVLLTIIMRSLAIILKPFFIAVFISYLIYPGVTYLAKRKIPKFLAYILVFFFIFGIIYILGALISVNINDFIDRIPEYEVKFTKLLTQTGEFLQKYSILQRLGLEDEVSLTEFDIFQYISVSKLTGYLGSSIGSFFDILGNTLVVLFFMIFILLEIERFPARIEYAYGDRAEKAFEVTEAINSSVRKYLGVKTLVSLGTGGLYALILGVAGVDFWILWGFLGFILNYIPYIGSYIATIFPTLLALIQFGPLAAVVLLALMLTVQTIMGSIIEPKVLGRELNLSPILVLIALAFWGWVWGFVGMFLSIPITASIKIIMDHVEETRVVARLMSDVREVPPETEDDADKVISLRGLRESLNKDIFSFRKKDDADKSDV; encoded by the coding sequence ATGAACGAACAACAGGCGACACAATCCGAAAATATAGAGCTTCTGGTTCAGAACAAGGGACCGGGCATGCTGAACGTCAGCCTGCTGGTGGGGCTTGCGGTGTTGCTGACCATCATTATGCGCTCGCTGGCGATCATCCTGAAGCCCTTTTTTATCGCGGTGTTCATCAGCTATCTGATCTATCCGGGCGTCACGTATCTTGCCAAGCGAAAGATCCCCAAATTTCTCGCCTATATCCTCGTCTTCTTCTTCATATTCGGCATCATCTATATCCTGGGCGCCCTGATCTCCGTCAACATAAACGATTTCATCGATCGGATTCCGGAATATGAGGTGAAATTCACCAAGCTGCTTACCCAGACCGGCGAATTTCTCCAGAAGTACAGCATCCTGCAGCGCCTCGGGCTGGAAGACGAGGTGAGCCTGACGGAATTCGACATCTTTCAGTATATCTCCGTGAGCAAGCTGACCGGGTATCTGGGAAGCAGCATCGGCTCTTTTTTCGATATTCTCGGCAATACCCTGGTGGTGCTCTTTTTCATGATCTTTATCCTGCTGGAGATCGAACGCTTCCCCGCCCGCATCGAGTACGCGTACGGCGATCGCGCCGAAAAGGCCTTCGAGGTGACCGAGGCGATCAACAGCAGCGTCAGAAAATACCTGGGGGTAAAGACCCTGGTAAGCCTCGGCACCGGCGGACTCTATGCCCTGATCCTGGGGGTCGCCGGGGTGGATTTCTGGATTCTGTGGGGTTTTCTGGGGTTCATCCTCAATTACATCCCGTATATCGGATCGTATATCGCCACGATTTTTCCCACACTCCTGGCGCTGATTCAGTTCGGCCCCCTCGCGGCGGTGGTGCTTTTGGCCCTCATGCTCACGGTTCAGACCATCATGGGAAGCATTATTGAGCCGAAGGTGCTGGGTCGGGAGCTGAACCTCAGCCCGATCCTGGTGCTCATTGCGTTGGCGTTCTGGGGATGGGTATGGGGTTTTGTGGGGATGTTTCTCTCCATACCGATCACCGCCAGCATCAAGATCATCATGGATCACGTGGAGGAGACCCGGGTGGTCGCCCGGCTGATGAGCGACGTCCGGGAGGTGCCGCCGGAAACGGAAGACGATGCGGACAAGGTCATCTCCCTGAGGGGGCTCAGGGAGAGCCTGAATAAGGATATCTTTTCGTTCAGAAAAAAGGACGACGCCGACAAATCGGACGTGTAG